The following are from one region of the Ischnura elegans chromosome 12, ioIscEleg1.1, whole genome shotgun sequence genome:
- the LOC124168930 gene encoding N-terminal Xaa-Pro-Lys N-methyltransferase 1, whose amino-acid sequence MDAQPDSMSGEICQQDGEDTTFYSKAAHYWEQVPPTVDGMLGGFGVISHIDIAGSEKFLKLLYKWPDPPGKGTALDCGAGIGRITKHLLQNHFETVDLVEQNPHFLDEAKKSLGSCPRIGSYYPIGLQSFEPQFEKYDVIWCQWVLGHLTDEDFVKFFKSCKKGLRPNGVIVVKENVSGGELEKDEQDSSVTRPMQAFKSLLHQAGLKIVLNHRQRKFPRCLYEVRMLALRPAVSNLSNGSVPCAEEKMEPDQSEESHKKHLPED is encoded by the exons ATGGATGCTCAACCTGACAGTATGAGTGGAGAAATATGCCAACAGGATGGAGAGGACACCACATTTTACTCGAAAGCGGCACATTATTGGGAGCAAGTTCCGCCGACAGTGGACGGAATGCTTGGAGGTTTCGGCGTGATATCTCACATCGACATTGCTGGCTCGGAAAAGTTTCTTAAGTTGTTGTATAAG TGGCCAGACCCACCTGGAAAAGGGACTGCATTGGATTGTGGTGCTGGAATTGGAAGGATAACGAAGCATCTTTTACAAAACCATTTCGAGACGGTGGACCTAGTTGAGCAAAATCCACACTTTTTAGACGAAGCAAAGAAGTCTTTGGGAAGCTGTCCAAGGATTGGCTCCTACTATCCCATTG GTTTGCAGAGCTTTGAACCCCAGTTTGAGAAATATGACGTAATATGGTGTCAGTGGGTCTTAGGTCACCTCACCGATGAAGACTTTGTGAAGTTCTTCAAATCTTGCAA AAAAGGTTTGCGGCCGAATGGAGTCATTGTAGTCAAGGAAAATGTATCAGGTGGTGAACTTGAGAAGGATGAGCAGGATTCATCAGTGACTAGACCCATGCAg GCTTTCAAATCATTACTGCATCAAGCTGGTCTGAAGATTGTATTAAATCACAGGCAGAGGAAATTCCCTCGATGCTTATATGAAGTGCGAATGTTGGCTTTACGACCAGCAGTCAGTAATCTTTCAAATGGCTCTGTACCTTGTGCAGAAGAGAAAATGGAACCAGACCAGTCAGAAGAAAGTCATAAAAAGCATTTACCTGAAGATTGA
- the LOC124169063 gene encoding 60S ribosomal protein L35 — MGKVKCSELRTKDKKELTKQLEELKTELTTLRVAKVTGGAASKLSKIRVVRKAIARVYIVMHQKQKENLRKLFKGKKYKPLDLRRKKTRAMRRALSRSESKIKTRKEIRKRMIYPQRKFAVKA; from the exons ATG GGTAAAGTAAAATGTTCCGAGCTGCGAACGAAGGACAAGAAGGAGCTGACCAAGCAGCTCGAAGAGTTAAAAACAGAATTAACCACGCTAAGGGTCGCCAAAGTTACCGGTGGAGCCGCATCAAAATTGtctaaaat TCGTGTGGTTAGGAAAGCTATTGCCAGGGTGTACATTGTTATGCACCAGAAGCAGAAGGAAAACCTCAGGAAGCTGTTCaag ggtAAGAAGTACAAGCCCCTGGATTTGAGGAGAAAGAAGACTCGTGCCATGAGGAGAGCCCTATCTCGCAGCGAGTCAAAGATAAAGACAAGGAAGGAAATCCGCAAGAGAATGATTTACCCTCAGAGAAAGTTTGCTGTGAAAGCTTGA
- the LOC124169062 gene encoding actin-related protein 2/3 complex subunit 5-A produces MAKNTSSSAFRKIDVDQYNEDNYREEDQGELQSPSVGPDEAEVTAMLNQGRNIEALKTVLKNAPLGSKQQAVKDAALNLTLKVLLSIKSSQIEEAVNSLDRDHVDILMKYVYRGFEFPSEGSSGHLLLWHEKAYAVGGVGSIVRVLTDSKRV; encoded by the exons ATGGCAAAAAATACTTCTAGTTCAGCTTTTAGAAAAATTGATGTCGATCAGTATAACGAAGACAATTACCGGGAAGAAGATCAGGGTGAATTGCAATCCCCATCGGTGGGCCCGGATGAAGCTGAAGTTACAGCTATGCTGAATCA GGGTCGCAACATAGAGGCTTTGAAAACAGTCCTTAAAAACGCTCCATTGGGATCTAAACAACAGGCGGTTAAG GATGCAGCCCTCAACCTCACTCTGAAAGTGCTGTTGTCCATCAAGTCTTCACAGATCGAAGAAGCCGTCAATTCATTGGATAGAGACCATGTGGATATTTTAATGAAGTACGTCTATCGAGGATTTGAGTTTCCATCGGAAGGAAGTAGTGGCCACCTTCTTTTGTGGCATGAGAAGGCATATGCTGTAGGTGGAGTAGGAAGTATCGTACGAGTTTTAACCGACAGCAAGAGAGTCTGA